The following are encoded together in the Flavobacterium haoranii genome:
- a CDS encoding DUF423 domain-containing protein: MEKKIIITALILGMISIILGAFGAHALKKVLQPEQLTSFETGVRYQMYHALFLLFIATTNMIALKEKAVVFYLALVGVILFSGSIYLLSTSAISGLKLRFIGPVTPLGGLLLIGSWAYLLYALLLKNNN; this comes from the coding sequence ATGGAAAAAAAGATAATTATCACTGCATTAATTTTAGGAATGATTTCAATAATCCTTGGAGCCTTTGGTGCGCATGCTTTAAAAAAAGTATTACAACCCGAGCAATTAACTTCATTTGAAACAGGTGTGAGATACCAAATGTACCATGCTTTATTCTTATTATTTATTGCGACAACTAACATGATTGCTTTAAAAGAAAAAGCAGTCGTTTTTTACTTAGCATTAGTAGGAGTTATCTTATTTTCTGGATCAATATATCTTTTAAGTACAAGTGCAATAAGTGGCTTAAAATTGCGTTTTATAGGTCCAGTAACACCTTTAGGAGGCTTATTATTAATTGGTTCGTGGGCTTATTTACTATATGCTTTATTGCTAAAAAACAACAATTAA
- the leuS gene encoding leucine--tRNA ligase — protein MKYHHEKIEAKWQQYWAENQTFKAENNSELPKYYVLDMFPYPSGAGLHVGHPLGYIASDIVARYKRHQGFNVLHPQGYDSFGLPAEQYAIQTGQHPEKTTKENIARYREQLDKIGFSFDWSREVRTSNPDYYKWTQWIFIQLFNSWYNNDTNQAEDIATLVEKFHAEGNANVNAVCDDNIAPFTAAEWNASSSEQQQKILLQYRLTYLAETEVNWCPALGTVLANDEIVNGVSERGGHPVIRKKMTQWSMRISAYAERLLQGLETIDWSESIKESQRNWIGKSVGAAVTFKVKNHDAVIDVFTTRPDTIFGVTFMTLAPEHELVAQITTPEQKAAVEAYIEATAKRSERERMADVKTISGVFTGAYAEHPFTKEPIPIWIGDYVLAGYGTGAVMAVPCGDERDYAFANFFKGTNGMPAIKNIFNQDISEAAFGEKGGFELVESDFLNGLDYKNGTKKVIEELEKIGAGKAKVNYRLRDAVFSRQRYWGEPFPVYYVNGLPQMIDKKHFPIVLPEVEKYLPTEDGQPPLGNATVWAWDTEKNAVVSNDLIDNTKVFPLELNTMPGWAGSSWYWMRYMDAKNENDFASEDALKYWENVDLYIGGSEHATGHLLYSRFWNKFLKDRGFAPTEEPFKKLINQGMILGMSAFVYRSEDSKTLYSKGLIKDKNVHPIHVDLSCINDITNELDIEKFKAHPLYSDYKNAEFVLEDGKYIVGREVEKMSKSKYNVVNPDDICEEYGADTLRLYEMFLGPLEQAKPWNTAGITGVSGFLKKLWRLYFDDNGSVVKEDEPTADMYKSLHKTIKKVTEDIENFSFNTSVSQFMICVNELSQLKCNHRAILEPLAVLVSPYAPHIAEELWSTLGHEGSIATVAFPKFEEKYLVESEKEYPVSFNGKMRFTIKLPLDLTAAQIEEIVMADERTQNQLQGRTPNKVIIVPGKIINLVG, from the coding sequence ATGAAATACCATCACGAAAAAATCGAAGCCAAATGGCAACAATATTGGGCAGAAAACCAAACGTTTAAAGCTGAAAACAATAGCGAATTACCGAAGTATTATGTGTTAGATATGTTTCCTTATCCATCAGGAGCAGGTTTACATGTTGGGCATCCACTAGGCTACATTGCTTCTGATATTGTAGCGCGTTATAAAAGACATCAAGGATTCAATGTTTTACATCCACAAGGTTATGATTCTTTTGGATTACCAGCAGAACAATATGCAATTCAAACAGGACAACATCCAGAAAAAACAACAAAAGAAAATATTGCGCGTTACCGTGAGCAATTAGATAAAATTGGTTTTTCATTCGATTGGAGTCGTGAAGTGCGTACTTCAAATCCTGATTATTACAAATGGACACAATGGATTTTTATCCAATTGTTCAATTCGTGGTACAACAACGATACCAACCAAGCGGAAGATATCGCTACGTTAGTAGAAAAGTTCCATGCGGAAGGAAACGCAAATGTAAATGCAGTTTGCGATGATAACATTGCGCCATTTACAGCAGCTGAATGGAATGCATCTTCTTCTGAACAACAACAAAAAATCTTATTACAATATAGATTAACGTATCTAGCTGAAACAGAAGTAAACTGGTGTCCGGCTTTAGGAACTGTTTTAGCAAATGACGAAATCGTAAACGGTGTTTCAGAACGTGGTGGACATCCTGTTATTCGTAAAAAAATGACGCAATGGTCAATGCGAATTTCAGCTTATGCAGAACGTTTGTTACAAGGTTTAGAAACGATTGATTGGAGTGAATCAATTAAAGAATCGCAACGTAACTGGATTGGGAAATCGGTTGGTGCTGCGGTTACTTTCAAAGTAAAAAATCACGATGCGGTTATTGATGTTTTCACAACGCGTCCTGATACAATTTTTGGTGTTACGTTTATGACGTTAGCTCCAGAGCACGAATTGGTTGCCCAAATTACAACTCCAGAACAAAAAGCAGCAGTTGAAGCGTATATTGAAGCTACTGCAAAGCGTTCAGAAAGAGAGCGTATGGCTGATGTAAAAACCATTTCAGGTGTGTTTACAGGAGCGTATGCAGAACATCCATTTACAAAAGAACCTATTCCAATTTGGATTGGCGATTATGTTTTAGCGGGTTACGGAACGGGTGCTGTTATGGCGGTTCCTTGTGGTGATGAGCGTGATTATGCTTTCGCAAATTTCTTCAAAGGAACAAACGGAATGCCTGCGATAAAAAATATTTTCAATCAAGATATTTCTGAAGCAGCTTTTGGTGAAAAAGGTGGTTTCGAACTAGTAGAGTCTGATTTCTTAAACGGATTGGATTACAAAAACGGAACTAAAAAAGTTATCGAAGAGTTAGAAAAAATAGGAGCAGGAAAAGCAAAAGTAAATTACCGTTTACGCGATGCGGTTTTCTCTCGCCAAAGATATTGGGGTGAACCTTTCCCGGTTTACTACGTAAATGGTTTGCCACAAATGATTGACAAAAAACACTTTCCAATTGTTTTACCAGAAGTTGAAAAATACTTACCAACAGAAGACGGTCAACCGCCATTAGGAAATGCAACGGTTTGGGCTTGGGATACGGAGAAAAATGCAGTAGTTAGCAATGATTTAATTGATAACACAAAAGTTTTCCCATTAGAATTAAACACCATGCCAGGTTGGGCAGGTTCGTCTTGGTATTGGATGCGTTATATGGATGCAAAAAATGAAAATGATTTTGCAAGCGAAGACGCATTAAAATATTGGGAAAATGTAGATTTATATATTGGAGGAAGTGAGCACGCAACTGGACATTTATTGTATTCTCGTTTTTGGAACAAATTCTTAAAAGACAGAGGTTTCGCACCAACAGAAGAGCCATTCAAAAAATTAATCAATCAAGGAATGATTTTGGGAATGAGTGCTTTTGTTTACAGAAGTGAAGATTCAAAAACATTATATTCTAAAGGATTAATTAAAGATAAAAATGTTCATCCAATTCACGTTGATTTATCGTGTATTAATGACATCACCAACGAATTAGATATTGAAAAATTCAAAGCACATCCTTTATATTCAGATTATAAAAACGCTGAATTTGTGTTAGAAGATGGAAAATACATTGTAGGTCGTGAGGTTGAAAAAATGTCGAAATCGAAATACAATGTAGTAAACCCAGATGATATTTGTGAAGAATACGGTGCCGATACCTTACGTTTATATGAAATGTTCTTAGGACCATTAGAACAAGCAAAACCTTGGAATACTGCTGGTATTACTGGGGTTTCTGGTTTCTTGAAAAAGTTATGGCGTTTGTATTTTGATGATAATGGATCTGTTGTAAAAGAAGACGAACCAACGGCTGACATGTACAAATCGTTACACAAAACCATTAAAAAAGTAACAGAAGATATCGAGAATTTCTCGTTTAATACTTCGGTTTCACAGTTTATGATTTGTGTAAACGAATTATCGCAATTAAAATGCAATCACAGAGCTATTTTAGAGCCGTTAGCGGTTTTAGTTTCGCCTTATGCGCCTCACATTGCTGAAGAATTATGGAGTACTTTAGGTCATGAAGGTTCAATTGCAACCGTTGCTTTTCCAAAATTTGAAGAAAAATATTTAGTGGAATCGGAGAAAGAATATCCAGTTTCATTCAACGGAAAGATGCGTTTTACAATTAAATTACCTTTAGATTTAACGGCAGCTCAAATTGAAGAAATTGTAATGGCTGATGAAAGAACACAAAATCAATTACAAGGAAGAACACCTAATAAAGTAATCATCGTTCCGGGGAAGATTATTAATTTGGTGGGATAA
- a CDS encoding cell division protein FtsX, with amino-acid sequence MASSFEQYQKRRLISSYFSVVLSIFLVLFLLGALGLFVINSKKITNDFKEDIPMTVFFKNEANDSILNAFDTDLKNARYIKEYAFVHKDSAAKNNVDIVGKDFMEFLGFNPLQNSFDINLKGDYVVADSIKKIESGIKKNEFVSEIIYDKTLVDLVNNNIKKISFWILIISGFFALIAMLLINSSMRLSIYSHRFTIKTMQMVGATKSFIRKPFIWRSIKLGLTGSVLAIIALIALVSYVDGLLPQLHLAKDYVSLGIVFGGVLLVGILITWISTFFATQRFLNLRTDDLY; translated from the coding sequence ATGGCTTCATCTTTTGAACAATATCAAAAAAGACGTTTAATCTCATCTTATTTTTCAGTTGTTTTAAGTATTTTTTTAGTGCTTTTTTTACTAGGAGCTCTAGGCTTGTTTGTTATTAACTCTAAAAAGATAACGAATGATTTTAAAGAAGATATTCCAATGACTGTTTTTTTTAAGAATGAGGCAAATGATAGTATTTTAAATGCTTTCGATACCGATTTAAAAAATGCACGTTATATAAAAGAATATGCATTTGTTCATAAAGATAGTGCTGCTAAAAACAATGTAGATATTGTAGGTAAAGACTTTATGGAGTTTTTAGGGTTCAATCCGCTTCAAAATTCTTTCGATATCAACCTGAAAGGAGATTATGTTGTAGCAGATAGTATTAAAAAAATTGAAAGCGGAATTAAGAAAAACGAGTTTGTATCTGAAATCATTTATGATAAGACTTTGGTAGACTTAGTAAATAATAACATAAAAAAAATAAGTTTTTGGATCTTAATTATTAGTGGCTTTTTTGCATTAATTGCGATGTTGCTAATTAATAGTTCTATGCGTTTGTCGATTTATTCACACCGTTTTACAATTAAAACGATGCAAATGGTAGGTGCTACAAAATCGTTTATCAGAAAGCCATTCATTTGGAGAAGTATTAAATTGGGCTTAACAGGTTCTGTATTAGCCATAATTGCCTTGATAGCTCTAGTAAGTTATGTTGATGGACTGCTTCCGCAATTACATTTGGCAAAAGATTATGTTTCACTAGGAATAGTTTTTGGTGGAGTTTTATTGGTAGGAATATTAATCACTTGGATTAGTACTTTTTTTGCTACACAACGTTTCTTAAATTTAAGAACAGACGATTTATATTAA
- a CDS encoding DUF3098 domain-containing protein: protein MKNNNNNEEFLFGKSNYTFLLIGLVLIAFGFILMSGGGSDDPNVFSDEIFSFRRIRLAPIVVVSGFIVVIYSIFKKDNSSK from the coding sequence ATGAAAAACAATAATAACAACGAAGAATTTTTATTTGGTAAGTCTAATTATACCTTCCTATTAATAGGATTGGTGCTTATAGCTTTTGGATTTATTTTAATGAGTGGAGGAGGAAGTGATGATCCAAACGTTTTTAGCGATGAAATTTTTAGTTTTAGAAGAATTCGTTTAGCTCCAATAGTAGTTGTATCAGGTTTTATTGTAGTTATTTATTCTATTTTTAAAAAAGATAACAGTAGTAAATAG
- a CDS encoding uroporphyrinogen-III synthase: MSNLKVKTILVSQPEPKVENSPYYELQNKLKVKIDFRPFIHVEGVSAKEVRAQKIDLSKFTAIILTSRNAVDHFFRVAEEMRYKIPEDLKYFCQSEAVAFYLQRYVVYRKRKIYVGQKEFTDLAPLIKKYKDEKFLLPNTDQLNADVPQTLNSLKVDWTQGIFYKTVMSDLSDLKDVYYDVLAFFSPTGIKSLFKNFPDFKQNNTRIAVFGVTTQKEALDSGLRVDIMAPTPETPSMTGALEKYIVEANKAK, translated from the coding sequence ATGTCAAACTTAAAGGTGAAAACAATATTGGTTTCACAACCAGAGCCAAAAGTAGAGAATTCTCCCTACTATGAATTGCAGAACAAATTAAAAGTAAAAATTGACTTTAGACCTTTTATTCATGTTGAAGGTGTAAGTGCAAAAGAGGTTAGGGCTCAAAAGATTGACTTAAGTAAATTTACGGCAATTATTTTAACTAGTAGAAATGCAGTAGATCACTTTTTCAGAGTTGCTGAAGAAATGCGCTATAAGATTCCTGAAGATTTAAAATATTTTTGCCAGTCAGAAGCCGTAGCTTTTTATTTACAACGTTATGTGGTTTATAGAAAAAGAAAAATTTATGTTGGGCAAAAAGAATTTACTGATTTAGCTCCTTTAATTAAAAAGTATAAAGATGAAAAATTTTTATTACCAAATACAGATCAATTAAATGCCGATGTGCCACAAACTTTAAATAGTTTAAAAGTTGATTGGACACAAGGAATTTTTTATAAAACCGTAATGAGTGATCTTTCAGATTTGAAAGATGTTTATTATGATGTTTTAGCATTTTTTAGCCCAACAGGAATAAAATCTTTATTCAAAAATTTCCCTGATTTTAAACAAAACAATACTAGAATTGCTGTCTTTGGAGTAACAACTCAAAAAGAAGCATTAGATAGTGGTTTAAGAGTAGATATTATGGCGCCAACACCAGAAACACCTTCTATGACTGGAGCATTAGAAAAATATATTGTAGAGGCAAATAAAGCTAAATAA
- the pckA gene encoding phosphoenolpyruvate carboxykinase (ATP), whose product MENYTQNTKTISLEKYGITNVSEIIYNPTYDELYDAELNSNLQGYEKGQLSELGAVNVMTGEFTGRSPKDKYIVKDDVTKETIWWTSEKAANDNKPISTETWNALKEASVKQLSGKKLYVVDAFCGANENTRLKVRFIMEVAWQAHFVKNMFIRPTEEELENFGEPDFIVMNASKTSFKDYAKYGLNSEVYVAFNLTEKMQLIGGTWYGGEMKKGLFSMMNYYLPLQGIASMHCSANKGKDGDVAVFFGLSGTGKTTLSTDPKRELIGDDEHGWDNDGVFNFEGGCYAKTIDLSKENEPDIFGAIKRDALLENVTLDVDGKIDFKDGSVTQNTRVSYPIYHIDNIVRPVSKAGHASKVIFLTADAFGVMPPVSKLTPEQTKYYFLSGFTAKLAGTERGVTQPEPTFSACFGKAFLSLHPTKYGEELVKKMEEHKATAYMVNTGWNGTGKRISIKDTRAIIDRILDGSIEKAETTIIPVFNFEVPTNLEEVNNAILDPRNTYTESKEWEVKANDLAGKFIKNFEQYTDNEEGKSLVAAGPQL is encoded by the coding sequence ATGGAGAACTACACTCAAAATACGAAAACGATTTCGTTAGAAAAATACGGGATTACAAATGTAAGTGAGATTATCTATAATCCTACTTATGACGAATTGTATGATGCAGAGTTAAACTCTAATTTACAAGGTTACGAAAAAGGTCAATTATCTGAGCTTGGTGCTGTAAATGTAATGACAGGAGAATTCACAGGAAGATCTCCTAAAGACAAATACATCGTTAAAGATGATGTTACTAAAGAAACCATTTGGTGGACTTCTGAGAAAGCTGCTAATGACAACAAACCCATTTCTACGGAAACTTGGAATGCTTTAAAAGAAGCTTCAGTAAAACAATTATCAGGAAAAAAACTATATGTAGTTGATGCATTTTGCGGTGCTAACGAAAACACACGTTTAAAAGTACGTTTTATAATGGAAGTTGCTTGGCAGGCACATTTTGTTAAAAACATGTTTATTCGTCCTACTGAAGAAGAATTAGAAAACTTTGGTGAGCCTGATTTTATTGTGATGAATGCTTCTAAAACTTCATTTAAAGATTATGCTAAATATGGTTTAAATTCAGAAGTTTATGTAGCTTTCAACTTAACTGAAAAAATGCAATTAATTGGCGGTACATGGTACGGTGGTGAAATGAAAAAAGGATTGTTCTCAATGATGAACTATTACTTACCGTTACAAGGAATTGCATCTATGCATTGCTCTGCAAACAAAGGAAAAGATGGAGATGTAGCCGTTTTCTTCGGTTTATCAGGAACAGGAAAAACTACTCTATCAACTGATCCTAAGAGAGAGTTAATAGGTGACGATGAACACGGATGGGACAATGATGGTGTTTTCAATTTTGAAGGTGGTTGTTATGCAAAAACTATCGATTTAAGTAAAGAAAACGAACCAGATATTTTTGGAGCAATCAAAAGAGACGCTTTACTAGAAAATGTAACTTTAGATGTAGATGGAAAAATAGATTTCAAAGATGGTTCTGTAACTCAAAACACTCGTGTTTCTTATCCAATTTACCATATTGATAACATTGTAAGACCAGTTTCTAAAGCGGGGCATGCAAGTAAAGTTATTTTCTTAACAGCAGATGCATTTGGAGTAATGCCTCCTGTTTCAAAATTAACACCTGAACAAACTAAATATTACTTCTTATCTGGGTTTACTGCCAAATTAGCTGGAACTGAAAGAGGAGTAACGCAGCCAGAGCCTACCTTCTCAGCTTGTTTTGGTAAGGCTTTCTTATCACTTCATCCAACAAAATATGGCGAAGAGTTAGTAAAAAAAATGGAAGAACATAAAGCAACAGCTTATATGGTAAACACTGGTTGGAATGGAACTGGAAAAAGAATTTCAATTAAAGATACAAGAGCAATTATTGACAGAATTTTAGATGGTTCGATTGAAAAAGCTGAAACTACTATAATTCCTGTTTTTAATTTTGAAGTTCCAACTAATTTAGAAGAAGTAAACAATGCTATTCTAGACCCTAGAAACACTTATACTGAGAGTAAAGAATGGGAAGTTAAAGCTAACGACTTAGCAGGTAAATTTATCAAAAACTTTGAGCAATATACTGACAACGAAGAAGGAAAATCTTTAGTTGCTGCTGGTCCGCAATTATAA
- a CDS encoding Lrp/AsnC family transcriptional regulator translates to MKINQLQIEIDGIDKEILRDLMEDARKPILQIANKIGISGAAIHQRLRKLEQAGVISGSKFVVDTKVLGYSTMAFVGIYLDKASSNPATVRELKKIPEVLECHYTTGNWSILIKIICRDNEHLMQLLNHNIQSIDGVSRTETFISLEQQIERQIQL, encoded by the coding sequence ATGAAAATAAATCAGCTACAAATAGAAATTGATGGTATCGACAAAGAAATTCTTCGCGATTTAATGGAAGACGCTCGTAAACCGATTTTACAAATTGCGAATAAAATAGGAATTTCAGGCGCTGCAATTCATCAGCGATTGCGTAAATTAGAACAAGCAGGAGTTATCTCGGGTTCAAAGTTTGTAGTAGACACAAAAGTTTTGGGCTATAGTACAATGGCTTTTGTGGGTATTTATTTAGACAAAGCATCAAGCAACCCAGCTACAGTTAGAGAATTGAAGAAAATTCCGGAAGTTTTAGAATGTCATTACACCACTGGAAACTGGAGTATTTTAATTAAAATTATTTGTAGAGATAATGAACATTTAATGCAATTATTGAATCATAATATTCAAAGTATAGATGGTGTTTCTAGAACTGAAACTTTTATTTCATTAGAACAACAAATCGAAAGGCAAATTCAATTGTAA
- a CDS encoding zinc metallopeptidase, which translates to MFGYYILIGGIALVSWLVSNRLQSKFEFYSKVHLRNGMSGAEIAQKMLHDNEIYDVKVISTPGRLTDHYNPTDKTVNLSEAVYNQRNAAAAAVAAHECGHAVQHATAYNWLTMRSKMVPMVQISSTLSQWLVMGGLILGIAAKGLSFGYIIAVIGLIMMSIATVFSLITLPVEYDASNRALAWLKNKNMLSQQEYAGAEDALKWAARTYLVAAIGAIASLLYWALQVFGRRD; encoded by the coding sequence ATGTTTGGATATTATATTTTAATTGGTGGAATTGCCTTAGTAAGTTGGTTGGTAAGTAATCGACTTCAGTCTAAATTTGAATTTTATTCTAAAGTTCATCTAAGAAATGGCATGAGTGGTGCTGAAATTGCACAAAAAATGCTACACGATAATGAAATTTATGATGTAAAAGTAATTTCAACACCAGGCCGTTTAACAGATCATTACAATCCTACAGATAAAACAGTTAATTTATCAGAAGCGGTTTATAATCAAAGAAACGCTGCAGCGGCAGCTGTAGCAGCTCACGAATGCGGTCATGCTGTTCAACACGCAACAGCTTACAATTGGTTAACTATGCGTTCAAAAATGGTTCCTATGGTTCAAATTTCTTCAACTCTTTCACAATGGTTGGTAATGGGTGGATTAATTTTAGGGATTGCCGCTAAAGGACTTTCATTTGGATATATTATTGCAGTAATTGGTTTAATAATGATGTCTATTGCTACAGTGTTTTCTTTAATAACATTACCAGTAGAATATGACGCTAGTAATCGTGCATTAGCTTGGTTAAAAAATAAAAACATGTTGTCGCAACAAGAATATGCTGGCGCAGAAGATGCTTTAAAATGGGCTGCTAGAACATATTTAGTAGCTGCAATTGGAGCTATTGCATCACTTTTATATTGGGCATTACAAGTTTTTGGAAGAAGAGATTAA
- a CDS encoding saccharopine dehydrogenase family protein, with amino-acid sequence MRNILVIGAGRSASSLIQYLLTKSEQENLNITIGDLSLELAQKKVKNHTNARAIAFDIFNDIQRQEEIQRADIVVSMLPAHMHIDVAKDCLKFGKHMVTASYISPEMQELNDAAKAKGLIFMNEIGLDPGIDHMSAMKVLDEIRAKGGHVILFESFCGGLVAPESDTNLWNYKFTWNPRNVVLAGQGGAAKFIQEGTYKYIPYNKLFRRTEFLSVEGYGRFEAYANRDSLKYRSVYGLDDALTVYRGTIRRVGYSRAWDILVQLGMTDDSYTIENSENMTYREFTNSFLPYHPTDTVEIKLRHAQKIDQDDIIWDKLLELDLFNGEKKVELKNATPAQILEKILSEKWSLQPDDKDMIVMYHKFGYELHGEKHQIDATMVCIGDDQTYTAMAKTVGLPVAIATLKILNGEIKTPGVQLPITKEVYLPILKELEEYGVIFKEIDVPYLGYNPLNVSS; translated from the coding sequence ATGAGAAATATTTTAGTCATAGGAGCCGGTCGTTCCGCATCTTCATTAATACAATACTTGTTAACTAAATCTGAACAAGAAAATTTAAATATAACAATTGGTGATTTATCTTTAGAATTAGCACAAAAGAAAGTAAAAAATCACACTAATGCACGAGCAATTGCTTTCGATATTTTTAACGATATACAAAGACAAGAAGAAATACAAAGAGCCGATATTGTCGTTTCAATGTTGCCCGCTCACATGCATATCGATGTCGCCAAAGATTGTTTGAAGTTTGGAAAGCACATGGTAACTGCTTCTTATATAAGTCCAGAGATGCAGGAACTTAATGATGCAGCAAAGGCTAAAGGCTTAATTTTTATGAATGAAATTGGGCTGGATCCAGGAATCGATCACATGAGTGCCATGAAGGTTTTAGACGAAATTAGAGCAAAAGGTGGACATGTAATTTTATTCGAGTCATTTTGCGGAGGTTTAGTTGCACCTGAAAGCGATACTAATCTTTGGAACTATAAATTTACTTGGAATCCTAGAAATGTTGTTTTAGCAGGTCAAGGTGGAGCTGCAAAATTTATTCAAGAAGGAACTTACAAATATATTCCATATAACAAATTATTTAGAAGAACAGAATTTTTAAGTGTTGAAGGTTATGGTAGATTTGAAGCCTATGCTAACAGAGATTCTTTAAAATATAGAAGTGTTTATGGTTTAGATGATGCTTTAACAGTTTATAGAGGAACAATAAGAAGAGTTGGGTATTCTCGTGCTTGGGACATTTTGGTGCAATTAGGAATGACAGATGATTCTTATACGATAGAAAATTCTGAGAATATGACCTATAGAGAATTTACGAATTCATTTTTACCTTATCATCCAACAGATACTGTTGAAATTAAGTTACGTCATGCGCAAAAGATAGATCAAGATGATATTATTTGGGATAAGCTTTTAGAGTTAGATTTATTTAATGGCGAAAAGAAAGTGGAACTTAAAAATGCTACTCCTGCTCAAATTTTAGAGAAGATTTTATCAGAAAAATGGAGTTTACAACCCGATGATAAAGATATGATTGTTATGTACCATAAGTTTGGTTACGAATTGCACGGAGAAAAACATCAAATTGATGCGACTATGGTTTGTATCGGTGATGATCAAACTTATACAGCTATGGCAAAAACTGTAGGCTTACCTGTAGCTATTGCAACTTTAAAAATTCTAAATGGTGAAATTAAAACACCAGGCGTACAATTACCAATCACCAAAGAAGTTTATTTGCCTATATTAAAAGAATTGGAAGAATATGGGGTAATATTTAAAGAAATAGATGTGCCTTATTTAGGATATAACCCACTTAATGTAAGTAGTTAG
- a CDS encoding undecaprenyl-diphosphate phosphatase, with the protein MNTLQAIILAIIEGITEFLPVSSTGHMIIASSFFGIAQDDFTKLFTIVIQLGTILSVVVLYFKRFFQSLDFYYKLFVAFIPAVFFGLLLSDFIDSLLENPITVAISLIIGGILLLKIDDWFGNAEGTQISYATAFKIGLFQCLAMIPGVSRSGASIAGGMSQKLSRTTAAEFSFFLAIPTMLGATVKKSYDYYKAGFELTNDQVNLLIIGNVVGFIVAMIAIKSFIGFLQKHGFKLFGYYRIIAGIAILLIHFFIQKLTVI; encoded by the coding sequence ATGAATACACTTCAAGCTATTATTCTTGCTATTATTGAAGGAATAACTGAATTTCTACCAGTTTCTTCAACTGGGCATATGATTATTGCTTCTTCATTTTTTGGAATTGCTCAAGACGATTTTACAAAATTATTCACAATAGTAATTCAATTGGGAACTATTCTTTCGGTAGTTGTTTTATACTTTAAAAGGTTCTTTCAAAGTTTAGATTTTTATTATAAACTATTTGTTGCTTTTATTCCTGCAGTTTTCTTCGGATTATTGTTAAGTGATTTTATTGATAGTTTACTTGAAAATCCAATTACAGTCGCAATTTCTCTAATTATTGGTGGAATTTTACTTTTAAAAATCGACGATTGGTTTGGAAATGCAGAAGGAACACAAATTTCTTATGCAACTGCTTTTAAAATTGGATTATTTCAATGTCTAGCGATGATTCCAGGTGTTTCAAGAAGTGGAGCAAGTATTGCAGGAGGAATGTCGCAAAAATTATCACGAACAACCGCTGCTGAATTTTCGTTTTTTTTAGCCATACCCACAATGCTTGGTGCAACCGTTAAGAAATCTTATGATTATTATAAAGCAGGATTTGAATTAACAAACGACCAAGTAAACTTATTAATTATTGGTAATGTTGTTGGTTTTATTGTAGCCATGATTGCGATTAAATCATTCATTGGTTTTTTACAAAAGCATGGATTTAAATTATTTGGTTATTACCGTATTATTGCTGGAATTGCTATTCTTTTAATTCATTTCTTTATTCAAAAATTAACGGTAATCTAA